In Lutra lutra chromosome 6, mLutLut1.2, whole genome shotgun sequence, the following are encoded in one genomic region:
- the LOC125102751 gene encoding trace amine-associated receptor 4-like, with product MNSPDLWNPPEVQFCFGLVNNSCPRNVRSVLSVCTMYIVMIGAIVMTMMGNLAVIISIAHFKQLQSPTNFLILSMATTDFLLSCVVMPFSMVRSIESCWYFGDLFCKVHSCCDIMLCTTSIFHLCFISVDRYYAVCDPLHYVTKITIPVIEVFLFISWSIPIFFAFGLVFSEFNIIGAEDFVAAIDCTGLCVLIFNKLWGVLASFIAFFLPGTVMVGIYVHIFTVARKHARQIGMGPTRKQAGSESKMKVSSKKESKATKTLSIVMGVFVLCWLPFFVLTITDPFINFTTPEDLYNAFLWLGYFNSTFNPIIYSMFYPRFRKALRMIVTGTIFQPDSSTLNLFPADA from the coding sequence ATGAATTCACCTGATCTTTGGAACCCTCCAGAAGTAcaattttgctttggtttggtcAACAACTCATGCCCTAGAAATGTGAGGTCTGTGTTGAGTGTGTGTACCATGTACATTGTCATGATTGGTGCTATAGTGATGACCATGATGGGCAACCTGGCTGTGATCATTTCCATTGCCCACTTCAAGCAGCTCCAGTCCCCAACCAATTTCCTGATCCTCTCCATGGCCACCACGGACTTTTTGTTGAGCTGTGTGGTCATGCCTTTCAGTATGGTCAGGTCCATCGAGTCCTGCTGGTATTTTGGAGACCTCTTTTGCAAAGTCCACAGCTGCTGTGACATCATGCTCTGTACCACGTCTATCTTTCACCTCTGCTTCATCTCTGTGGACCGCTACTATGCTGTCTGTGACCCTTTGCATTATGTCACCAAAATTACCATCCCTGTGATAGAGGTCTTTCTGTTCATCAGTTGGTCCATCCCCATCTTTTTTGCCTTTGGCCTGGTATTCTCAGAGTTCAACATAATTGGTGCAGAAGACTTTGTTGCAGCCATTGACTGTACAGGTTTGTGTGTATTGATATTTAACAAGCTCTGGGGGGTGCTGGCCTCCTTTATAGCCTTTTTTCTCCCTGGGACTGTAATGGTGGGGATTTACGTACACATTTTCACAGTAGCTAGGAAGCATGCTAGGCAAATTGGCATGGGTCCTACCAGGAAACAGGCAGGgtcagaaagcaaaatgaaagtatcatccaagaaagaaagcaaggccACCAAGACTTTAAGCATAGTCATGGGAGTGTTTGTACTGTGCTGGCTGCCCTTTTTTGTCTTGACGATCACAGACCCTTTCATTAATTTTACAACTCCTGAAGATTTATACAATGCCTTCCTCTGGCTGGGTTATTTCAATTCCACTTTCAATCCCATTATATACAGTATGTTTTATCCCCGGTTTCGCAAGGCTTTGAGGATGATTGTCACGGGAACCATCTTCCAGCCTGACTCTTCCACCCTAAACCTATTTCCTGCAGATGCTTAG